The following proteins are encoded in a genomic region of Phormidium ambiguum IAM M-71:
- a CDS encoding filamentous hemagglutinin N-terminal domain-containing protein, which yields MNYYLKQLGTISLLLLSANYPLSAQVIPDATLPNNSVVIPQNNSFRIEGGSTSGSNLFHSFSEFSVPTGGEAFFNNAQTIQNIFSRVTGKNISNIDGLIRANGTANLFLINPNGIIFGQNAQLNIGGSFIGSTANSIRFLDGSEFSAVNPTAPSLLTINVPIGLQFGTNSGSIVNQSQTTAEVNLPTLPIPLPFDNKVGLATPPGQTLALIGGDIQLDGGNLTASSGQIHLGSVASPGLVSLTTTPQGLTFNYDNIASFGNIQIFGGSTLNTTGLGGGKVDIRGGNVNFNGGRIYALTLGSIDGRGIDINAQKLRAEGGAQISTLTLGSGAAGAINILATDSVELIGIGFESFQNFVNNYTISGGINPFDPQILLVSSTAGIGDGGNILIETGQLLINDGVVAGSATLGAGNAGDMTIRAGVFDLVGSGINCGTLVGSVGRGGDITFAGERFIVRDGSAIVTITRTEAPAGNINIKASESVEVLRTPDGSPSATLIAATAISINGKAGDINIDTKRLRISDGAGISLSSGSVIGDRPFNTTAGPGGNFTLRATESVIVEGVSGVLANGSRGASFISADAYSASPGGTMQIFTPLLILRDGGLISTASLGRGDAGSITINGGRVEVIGNGGQGEFKSQIQTSVGIASGVTNPNATANGGSLNLNVGQLIIRNGGTVNLQALGTGQAGNINVVGNAIALDNQASIDGRTASGLGANINLQASDIRLRRGSRISTDAGNANGGNITIKTDTLVALENSDITANAIQGSGGRVNITAQGIFGTQFRPALTPQSDITASSDLGAQFSGIVEINTPEVDTSAGLVELPENFTDISNQIVSGCSASPNNSFVITGRGGLPDNPNQTLRSQTVWRDFRSFDAQGRRGAGETGRNSQSPVDGGPQSPIIEATSWKKNADGKVELTAQSAPQNHWYNVPQCGGF from the coding sequence ATGAATTATTACTTAAAACAATTAGGCACTATTTCTTTATTATTGCTGAGTGCCAACTATCCTCTCTCAGCGCAAGTGATTCCTGATGCGACATTACCTAATAATAGCGTTGTCATTCCCCAAAACAACAGCTTTCGCATTGAAGGTGGTAGCACTTCTGGGAGCAATTTATTTCACAGCTTTAGTGAATTTTCCGTCCCTACAGGTGGCGAAGCATTTTTCAATAATGCCCAAACAATTCAAAATATTTTCAGCCGAGTTACTGGGAAAAACATCTCCAATATTGATGGGTTAATTCGGGCTAACGGCACAGCTAACTTATTTTTGATTAATCCCAATGGGATTATATTTGGACAAAATGCTCAATTAAATATTGGTGGGTCTTTTATTGGTTCTACAGCAAATAGTATTAGGTTTTTAGATGGGAGTGAATTTAGCGCAGTTAATCCGACTGCGCCATCTTTGTTAACAATTAATGTACCCATTGGTTTGCAGTTTGGCACGAATTCAGGCAGCATCGTTAATCAAAGTCAAACTACAGCAGAGGTAAACCTACCGACTCTTCCGATTCCACTTCCCTTTGATAATAAAGTGGGATTAGCTACACCACCCGGTCAAACTTTAGCTTTAATTGGTGGCGATATTCAACTTGATGGAGGTAACTTAACTGCTAGTAGCGGACAAATTCACCTGGGAAGTGTGGCGAGTCCGGGTTTAGTTAGTTTGACAACAACACCACAGGGTTTAACTTTTAACTATGACAATATTGCCAGTTTTGGCAACATTCAAATATTCGGCGGTTCTACTCTCAACACTACTGGATTGGGGGGTGGGAAAGTAGATATTAGGGGTGGAAATGTCAACTTCAACGGTGGGCGAATTTATGCACTAACTTTGGGAAGTATTGACGGTAGAGGTATTGATATTAACGCCCAAAAATTGCGGGCTGAAGGTGGAGCACAAATTTCCACGCTGACATTAGGAAGTGGTGCGGCGGGCGCTATCAATATCCTGGCTACTGATTCAGTAGAACTGATCGGAATTGGATTTGAGAGCTTTCAAAACTTTGTCAATAACTATACGATATCGGGAGGAATCAACCCTTTCGATCCACAAATCTTGCTAGTTTCTAGCACTGCTGGCATTGGAGATGGGGGAAACATCTTAATTGAGACGGGACAACTACTGATAAACGATGGAGTTGTAGCGGGTAGTGCTACGTTAGGTGCTGGCAACGCTGGAGATATGACGATCCGTGCTGGGGTTTTTGATCTGGTAGGTTCAGGGATCAACTGCGGTACTCTTGTGGGGAGTGTTGGTAGGGGAGGAGATATTACTTTTGCGGGAGAACGTTTTATTGTGCGGGATGGCAGTGCGATCGTCACTATCACTCGCACTGAAGCACCAGCGGGGAATATCAATATTAAAGCTTCTGAATCAGTAGAAGTTCTCCGAACTCCTGATGGAAGTCCGTCAGCAACCTTGATAGCTGCAACCGCAATCAGCATTAATGGGAAAGCTGGGGACATTAATATTGACACGAAGCGATTGCGGATCTCTGATGGGGCTGGAATTAGTTTATCTAGCGGATCGGTTATTGGCGATCGACCTTTTAATACAACTGCGGGGCCCGGAGGTAATTTTACACTTAGGGCAACTGAGTCAGTAATAGTAGAGGGTGTTTCTGGAGTTTTGGCGAATGGAAGTAGAGGTGCTAGTTTCATCTCCGCTGATGCCTACTCTGCCAGTCCCGGAGGGACTATGCAAATTTTTACACCTTTGTTGATTCTCCGGGATGGAGGACTGATTTCTACAGCATCTTTAGGCAGAGGAGATGCGGGAAGCATTACGATTAATGGGGGTCGTGTAGAGGTGATTGGGAATGGGGGTCAAGGTGAATTTAAAAGTCAAATTCAGACTTCCGTTGGTATTGCATCTGGTGTAACCAATCCTAATGCTACGGCGAATGGGGGTTCGTTGAATTTGAATGTCGGACAATTGATTATTCGTAATGGGGGAACAGTTAATCTGCAAGCTTTGGGTACGGGACAGGCTGGTAATATTAACGTGGTGGGAAATGCGATCGCACTTGATAACCAAGCCAGCATTGACGGCAGAACCGCATCTGGTTTAGGCGCAAATATCAACCTGCAAGCATCAGATATCCGCTTGCGTCGCGGTAGTCGAATCAGCACGGATGCGGGTAATGCTAATGGTGGCAACATTACTATTAAAACCGATACCTTAGTAGCTTTGGAAAATAGCGACATTACCGCTAATGCAATTCAAGGTTCTGGCGGTAGAGTTAACATCACTGCACAAGGAATTTTTGGCACTCAGTTTCGCCCAGCACTCACACCCCAAAGTGATATTACCGCTTCTTCAGATCTGGGCGCACAGTTCAGCGGCATTGTCGAAATCAATACCCCAGAAGTTGATACAAGCGCTGGTTTAGTTGAATTACCCGAAAACTTTACTGATATTAGCAATCAAATTGTCTCCGGTTGTTCAGCTTCTCCAAATAACAGTTTTGTCATTACCGGACGAGGCGGCTTACCCGATAACCCAAATCAAACCCTCAGAAGTCAAACAGTTTGGCGTGATTTTCGTAGTTTTGACGCACAAGGGCGCAGGGGTGCAGGGGAGACGGGAAGAAATTCCCAGTCCCCAGTCGATGGCGGTCCCCAGTCCCCAATTATTGAAGCTACTAGTTGGAAGAAAAATGCTGACGGTAAAGTAGAATTGACTGCTCAATCTGCACCGCAGAATCATTGGTATAACGTCCCACAATGCGGCGGGTTTTAA
- a CDS encoding filamentous hemagglutinin N-terminal domain-containing protein, translated as MNKYLRQLSVLYLLLLSTNHSLSAQVIPDVTLPNNSVVIPQDKSFRIEGGSISGNNLFHSFSEFSVPTGNEAFFNNAQTIQNIFSRVTGKNISNIDGLIRANGTANLFLINPNGIIFGQNAQLNIGGSFIATTANSIKFSDRDFFSATNPNATPLLTVNVPIGLQFGANLPGKIQVQGSNLAVRTGQTLALIGGDLTIFGSTNPLATGLTAGGIPFVIVEGNIVPSTPGGRVELGSVIQGDVSFTATDKGFAFNYLNTQIFGDIQLLSNAKIDTSGIGGGEIQIQARNLRLSEGSRFSSFTLGNLPGGIITVNTTELLEIVGTGGYEQNVLRFATGTVTINDLINGFFTLTFGAGKAGDITINTANFIGRNGAYIAASTFGGEGGNVTVNVSDLLQLNAAFIATGSGMEAVGNSGPIAINTRRLIMQDNSLITTSSFGTGKGGNLTVNAVDSIAISSGNPIPLSPNARAFGGIFTSGLARGDAGELRINTRQLTLSNGAALAASSFAQGQGGDIIIKASEFVKLEGTSPDGQLLSAITSVTEPGSTGRGGNLIIETDRLILRDSGRVSIRSRGTGDAGNLIVQANAVLMDNQAGLEGTSASGEGGNFTVRSQILQMRRNSFISATAGTEGGTGNGGNININTETLVALENSDITANSVTSQGGKVTINAQAIFGIQYRLTNTPNSDITATGGTPDLSGTVQINTPDVRTTNALVKLPENFADITNEIAAGCPANQGSRFIITGRGGLPENPHQTLRSQTVWRDLRDFGEQGRRGTGEITASFIPPIPLPPHPPTSSSQSPIIEATSWKTNQFGQIELVGNSTDGIANSWNNQKGCGTNN; from the coding sequence ATGAATAAATACTTAAGACAATTGAGCGTTCTTTACCTCTTATTGCTGAGTACCAATCATTCCCTCTCAGCACAAGTCATTCCCGATGTCACATTACCTAATAATAGTGTTGTAATTCCCCAAGACAAAAGCTTTCGTATTGAAGGTGGTAGTATTTCTGGCAACAATTTATTTCACAGTTTTAGCGAATTTTCTGTTCCTACAGGCAACGAAGCATTTTTCAATAATGCCCAAACTATTCAAAATATTTTTAGCCGAGTTACAGGGAAAAATATTTCAAATATTGATGGGTTAATTCGGGCTAATGGCACGGCTAACTTATTTTTAATTAATCCGAATGGGATTATATTCGGACAGAATGCTCAATTAAATATTGGTGGTTCTTTTATTGCTACTACAGCAAATAGTATAAAGTTTAGCGATCGGGATTTTTTCAGCGCCACGAATCCGAATGCAACACCTTTGCTAACGGTAAATGTACCAATTGGTTTGCAATTCGGAGCAAATTTACCGGGGAAAATTCAAGTACAAGGCTCTAATTTAGCTGTCCGAACTGGGCAAACTTTGGCGTTAATAGGAGGAGATTTAACAATTTTTGGTAGTACTAATCCTCTGGCAACTGGATTAACTGCTGGCGGAATTCCTTTTGTCATAGTCGAGGGAAATATTGTGCCTAGTACACCAGGGGGAAGAGTTGAATTAGGCAGTGTAATTCAAGGTGATGTCAGCTTTACAGCTACTGATAAAGGTTTTGCTTTTAACTATTTGAATACTCAAATTTTTGGCGATATTCAACTATTAAGTAATGCGAAAATTGATACTAGTGGTATTGGTGGAGGGGAAATTCAAATTCAAGCTAGAAATCTTCGCCTCTCAGAAGGTTCTCGCTTTTCTTCTTTTACTTTGGGTAATTTACCGGGGGGAATTATTACAGTAAATACTACTGAATTATTAGAAATTGTTGGTACTGGTGGCTATGAACAAAACGTGCTGCGATTTGCTACTGGTACTGTTACTATTAATGATTTAATTAACGGATTTTTTACTTTGACTTTTGGGGCGGGAAAAGCTGGAGATATCACGATTAATACTGCAAATTTTATTGGTCGTAATGGAGCATATATAGCTGCTTCTACATTTGGCGGTGAGGGGGGTAATGTCACAGTAAATGTGTCGGATTTGCTGCAATTAAATGCGGCTTTTATTGCCACTGGAAGTGGAATGGAAGCAGTAGGAAATTCAGGCCCGATCGCAATTAATACGAGAAGATTAATCATGCAAGATAATAGCTTGATTACAACTTCTAGTTTTGGGACGGGAAAAGGGGGAAATTTAACTGTCAATGCGGTTGATTCGATCGCAATTAGCAGCGGAAATCCGATTCCACTTTCACCAAATGCTAGGGCTTTCGGTGGGATTTTTACCAGTGGTTTAGCTAGGGGAGATGCGGGAGAATTACGCATTAATACCAGACAATTAACTCTTAGTAATGGTGCAGCTTTAGCCGCAAGTTCTTTTGCTCAAGGACAGGGAGGAGATATTATAATTAAAGCTTCTGAATTTGTTAAATTAGAAGGTACTTCTCCCGATGGTCAACTTTTGAGTGCAATTACTTCAGTAACAGAACCGGGATCTACAGGTAGAGGAGGAAATTTAATTATAGAAACCGATCGCTTAATTTTAAGAGATAGTGGTAGAGTGAGTATTCGATCGCGCGGAACCGGAGATGCAGGTAACTTGATTGTCCAAGCTAATGCAGTTTTAATGGATAATCAAGCAGGTTTAGAAGGAACTTCCGCATCGGGAGAAGGTGGAAATTTCACAGTGCGATCGCAAATATTACAAATGCGTCGCAATAGCTTTATTTCCGCTACTGCGGGCACAGAAGGCGGGACAGGAAATGGCGGTAATATTAATATTAATACCGAAACTTTAGTTGCTTTAGAAAATAGTGATATAACCGCTAATTCAGTTACTAGTCAAGGTGGCAAAGTTACGATTAATGCTCAAGCTATTTTTGGCATACAATACCGTTTAACAAACACTCCTAATAGTGATATTACCGCCACTGGCGGCACACCAGACTTAAGTGGTACAGTTCAAATTAATACACCAGATGTTAGGACTACTAATGCTTTAGTGAAATTGCCAGAAAATTTTGCCGATATTACTAATGAAATTGCGGCTGGATGCCCTGCAAATCAGGGTTCTCGCTTTATAATTACCGGAAGAGGTGGTTTACCTGAAAATCCCCATCAAACTTTAAGAAGTCAGACAGTTTGGCGCGATTTACGCGATTTTGGAGAACAGGGGCGCAGGGGCACAGGGGAGATAACTGCATCTTTTATTCCCCCCATCCCCCTACCTCCCCACCCCCCCACCTCTTCCTCCCAGTCCCCAATTATTGAAGCTACTAGTTGGAAAACTAATCAATTTGGACAAATAGAATTGGTCGGAAATTCTACTGATGGCATTGCTAATTCTTGGAATAATCAAAAAGGGTGCGGTACTAATAATTAG